One genomic segment of Synergistaceae bacterium includes these proteins:
- a CDS encoding amidase has product MRTIKEISEKYVSGELKPTELVGNLIGDAKKHNPQNHIFITITEERAMEEALKAEKEISSGEVKSSLHGIPYTLKDLFKTKGIKTTGGSKVLADYVPEEDAAVVNQLSDNGSVLLGKVNLHEFAHGAIGINPHYGTVPNPYDSTRIAGGSSSGSGGAVAAGYGFFSLGTDTGGSVRVPAALCGLVGLKPTYGLLSTEGVIPYCWSLDHVGIITQTAYDIKLVLSSLVQGIKIDGNKSQENKKQIVVGIPNTFFYDDLDPEIEEALEKVKKNIVAMGATLKSVEMPDLQNSRTASLVIQLPEVLSYHSKYLEEKGHLYSPDIFAGMTAGQFILAEQYLRAKRMLNYYREEMRKIFTEVDVLLIPSTPCVAPKIEDSFVELG; this is encoded by the coding sequence ATGAGAACGATCAAAGAGATTTCTGAAAAGTATGTTTCAGGAGAATTGAAACCAACCGAACTGGTGGGTAATCTTATTGGTGACGCAAAGAAACATAACCCTCAAAATCATATTTTTATTACAATTACAGAAGAAAGAGCTATGGAGGAAGCATTAAAAGCCGAGAAAGAAATTTCCTCAGGAGAAGTAAAAAGCTCCCTCCATGGTATCCCTTATACGCTAAAAGATCTTTTTAAAACAAAAGGAATAAAAACGACTGGCGGTTCGAAAGTCCTTGCAGATTATGTGCCTGAAGAAGATGCAGCAGTAGTAAATCAATTAAGTGATAACGGCTCTGTCCTTCTCGGTAAAGTCAACCTGCATGAATTTGCACATGGAGCAATAGGAATAAATCCTCATTATGGTACAGTGCCAAATCCCTATGACAGCACCAGGATAGCCGGAGGGAGCAGCAGTGGCTCAGGCGGCGCTGTGGCTGCAGGTTATGGATTTTTCTCTCTTGGCACGGATACCGGTGGATCTGTAAGAGTTCCTGCTGCACTTTGTGGCCTGGTAGGCTTGAAGCCTACTTATGGTCTGCTTTCAACTGAGGGTGTTATCCCTTACTGCTGGTCTCTTGATCATGTTGGTATTATTACACAGACGGCATATGACATTAAACTGGTCCTATCTTCCCTGGTACAGGGTATCAAAATTGATGGCAACAAATCACAAGAGAACAAAAAACAGATCGTTGTCGGCATTCCCAATACTTTTTTTTATGATGACCTGGATCCGGAAATTGAGGAAGCTTTAGAGAAGGTCAAAAAAAATATTGTTGCTATGGGGGCAACTCTGAAAAGTGTTGAAATGCCCGATTTGCAAAACTCACGAACAGCATCGCTGGTTATACAGCTTCCTGAGGTGTTGAGTTATCACAGCAAATATCTGGAAGAAAAAGGGCATCTTTATTCGCCGGACATTTTTGCTGGAATGACAGCAGGTCAGTTTATTCTCGCTGAGCAATACCTAAGAGCTAAGAGAATGCTAAATTATTATAGGGAAGAAATGAGAAAGATCTTTACAGAAGTTGACGTGCTTTTGATTCCCAGCACCCCGTGCGTTGCTCCTAAGATAGAAGACTCTTTCGTTGAGCTGGGT
- a CDS encoding aminopeptidase P family protein, giving the protein MFSRMQNKVKELQQKMGEQGVDVTFAMDPDSVYYFTGIHDYLGMDFGRPTIAIIPQSGEISVVLPSLELNMAREMTWVERLLPWTDGIGDEWRGDIKQALKGKKTIGLEVNKTHAVLGNFIAEQSEGSKIKDMYMTMSRQRMIKTPEEIAIMKKAGKVAVAMCEAARDTIGPGVPEYEVALAIINGGTQKYAELLSEDQSGVNAYYSPLTHDLQILQTGPNMHMVHKRASIKKINKGDSVYMCFCNVAEFKCMKVGFDRQYFIGSFTKEEEMVYNQSIQGQKIALDMIRPGVKASDVHKASAKYYEDLGYGICYRTGRAVGYSRLEKPEIRVDDDTILEEGMTFAVDGAVSLDNGTAGRVGDSVVVTKDGYEYLTPMDKSILVL; this is encoded by the coding sequence TTACTGGGATTCACGACTATCTGGGAATGGATTTTGGGCGCCCCACTATTGCAATTATTCCTCAGAGTGGAGAAATAAGTGTCGTTCTGCCCAGTCTAGAACTTAATATGGCTAGAGAAATGACTTGGGTAGAGAGATTACTCCCCTGGACAGATGGTATTGGCGACGAATGGCGTGGAGACATCAAACAAGCTCTTAAGGGCAAGAAGACAATTGGTCTAGAAGTAAACAAGACACATGCCGTCCTTGGCAATTTCATAGCGGAACAAAGCGAAGGGTCAAAAATAAAAGATATGTATATGACTATGAGCCGTCAACGCATGATCAAGACCCCAGAAGAAATTGCAATAATGAAAAAAGCAGGAAAAGTTGCTGTGGCTATGTGTGAAGCTGCACGTGACACAATCGGTCCAGGTGTGCCAGAATATGAGGTAGCTCTTGCTATCATCAACGGTGGAACCCAGAAATATGCGGAACTGCTTTCAGAAGATCAGTCTGGAGTAAACGCTTATTATTCACCACTAACACATGACCTCCAGATACTCCAAACAGGACCCAATATGCATATGGTACATAAACGTGCGAGCATTAAGAAGATCAATAAGGGCGATTCTGTCTATATGTGTTTTTGTAATGTTGCAGAGTTTAAATGCATGAAGGTTGGATTTGACCGTCAGTACTTTATTGGAAGCTTCACAAAAGAAGAGGAAATGGTTTATAACCAGTCTATTCAAGGGCAAAAGATTGCTCTGGATATGATTAGGCCTGGAGTGAAAGCATCTGATGTACATAAAGCGTCAGCGAAGTATTATGAAGATTTGGGTTATGGAATATGTTACAGAACTGGACGTGCTGTAGGTTACTCGCGCCTTGAAAAACCTGAAATTCGTGTAGACGATGATACGATTCTTGAAGAAGGCATGACTTTTGCTGTTGACGGAGCTGTCTCACTTGATAACGGTACCGCAGGAAGAGTTGGAGACTCGGTAGTAGTAACAAAGGACGGTTACGAATACCTGACTCCGATGGATAAGTCGATTCTCGTTCTGTAA